AGCTTTGTGGTCAGTAGGATTACAGCAAAGAGACTTCATTACCTGTGCCTTTGATAACACAGATTTAGTAATTGCGATCGGCTATGATTTGATTGAGTTTTCCCCCAAGAAATGGAATCGCAATGGTGAAATTCCAATTGTGCATATTGGGGTAAGTCCAGCAGAGATTGATAGTAGTTATATTCCCAACGCCGAAGTCGTGGGAGATATTTCAGATTCCCTGTATGAAATTTTAAAATTAGCAGACAGACAAGGCAAACCAGATCCTTTTGCTATTAGCTTAAGGTCAGAGATTCGGGCTGATTACGAACAATATGCTAATGATGACGGATTTCCCATTAAGCCGCAAAAGTTAATTTATGACTTACGCAAAGTGATGGGCCCAGATGATATCGTCATCTCTGATGTTGGCGCACATAAAATGTGGATGGCCCGTCATTATCATTGCCATAGTCCCAATACTTGCATAATTTCCAACGGCTTCGCGGCTATGGGTATTGCCATTCCTGGTGCTTTAGCAGCAAAACTGGTTCATCCTAACCGTAAAGTCGTTGCAGTCACAGGTGATGGCGGCTTTATGATGAATTCTCAAGAATTAGAAACAGCCTTGCGTGTCGGAACGCCCTTTGTCACGATAATTTTCAATGATGGTGGCTATGGGTTAATTGAGTGGAAGCAAGAAAATCAATTTGGTAAAGGAAACTCATCCTTTGTGCATTTTAGCAATCCTGATTTTGTCAAATTCGCCGAAAGTATGGGTTTAAAAGGCTACCGAGTTGAATCAGCTTTAGATTTGATTCCCACTCTGAAAGAAGCCCTCGCTCAAGATGTACCCGCCGTGATAGATTGTCCCGTAGATTATCGTGAGAATCACCGCTTTAGCCAAAAAGCCGGCGAGTTGAGTTGCGCGGTGTAAAAATTAGAGACGCGATTAATCGCGTACAAGAGTTAGGAGTTAGGAATAAATAATTCCTAACTCCTTCTTAATTTCTACTCCTTTAGTGTTTTGGTTGTTTTGAAAAACACACCACTCATCAGTGGGAATGGCAATCATCATCCCTCTGTAAGCCCCATGACGATTAGGTTGCTTCAAGCAGATCTTGACGCAGCGTGCCTTTAACAGTTGACTAATATCACGTAGCACTTTCAGACGGTGTTCGCTGCTAGCGATCGCATTCCCATCAATAATTTTTACTCGATAACCTGGTAGCAAATCAGGCATTGTAGCATTGAGGTGTCGAATCGTAGCTTCCATTTGACCAGCAACCTCTCTGACTAATAGTCTGCCAACCCAAAAATGCGCTTGTGAGTACTGGGGAAAGGGGAAAGGGAAAGGGGTAAGGGATTTGAAACCTTTCCCCCCGCCCCTTATCCCCAGAGGGGACCCCACCTTCCCCCTTTCCCTTTACCCCGCCAAGTCACGAAAGCGAACTACTAGCTCCCCACTGCTACTCGCTTCGATGCCGTTGATTTTGTTGTAGACCGAGGTAACTGAAACACCTATTTCTTCAATTGATGCTTGGTGTGCTGCGTGTACTCATGGATGGACTCCGCAGACCACAAGGCTCATCAAATTAACTACTGTGGAGAATAATAGCTCACGAGTCTACTGGATTTTGGCACTAGGTTCAAATAATTCATCAAGGATTTGAGGACATAATGCTTTCTCTAAAAGTCCACGAACCATCACCGATACTGGACTCTCTTTTATAAAACGCTCAAACACCTGCCCTAGCAACATTTTTTTCTCCACCCAACAAATTTGCACCTCTTTTTACTAAACTACAAATTAGTTCATCACACAACACCTTGAAAGGGCTAGTCCTAGATATATTGCAATATAGCAGATGCTATAACTGTGACTGCACCTATCTAGGTTTATAGAGGGTGTAAGTTGTTGATTATGTACTACATCAATTATCATGCAAGCTATTTAAGCTAGTAATATAGTTGTTTCAATCCAAGGGATGAGAATATGAGAGTTTGGCTTGCCTGCTTTTTGGTGCTGTTTGCCTTGGCGGAACTGTTTGACTGGTTGCAAGAATTTAATCTGCCATTACCTATCTATATTTTGGGTGGCGCTTTTTTAGCTGTTGCTTCTAACTATGATAAAATCATAGGCTCATATTTTGCTGATTCAAGCATTGAAGCATCACTAGAACAACCTCAATTAGATTCATTAACTTCATCTACTAATCCGATTTCTTTTCCAATTGCTAGTTCTGTTGAAGAGGCCCAAATCTCTCAAACAGATGATTAGCGCTTGTTTTATTTTATAGTTGACACTGTGCGTAAGCTTGCTTTAAAAGTAGGAATACGCCAAAGTCTCTAACCAACGAGTAAATTGCTACATTAATAGAAACTTAGTTAACTAGTTGTTAACCTAGATTCCGAAAATTAACTTCTGCGCCTGCAACATCTACCCAATTCAGGCTACCGCCCCAATGCCGTGATTAGTGGACTATTAGAAAAACTCCGTGTCCCCCTTGTCAAAGTTCAGGATTCTGGTGAAACTTCCAAGAGCAAAAGCTGGTTGCGAATTATTTTTGTTACCAGTGTAGGAGTTACTGCCTTGATCTGGGGAGTTCGGGAACTCAAATGGTTACAGCCTTGGGAGTTAAGAGTTTATGACCAGATGTTGCGATCGCGTCCAGCAGAAGCACCCGATCGCCGGATTTTGCTAGTCAAAATCACTGATGAGGATCTAAAACGAGAGAAATGGACTCTATCAGGTCGGACAATCAATCATCTGTTAAAGAAAGTAGAGTCTTATCAACCGCGAATTGTTGGTTTATATATTTTCCAACCAGAAGACAATAATTTGGCGGCTAATTTCCCAAATCAAGATAACATCATCAGCACTTGCTTGTTCAGCAGCTTGGGTAGAGATGAAATTCCACCACCACCGAATGTCCCGATAGATAATGTTGGTTTTAGCGATGTGGTTGCTGATAATGAAAATGACCAAATTATCCGCCGCACTTTGTTATTTGCTAACTCTACAGACAAGAAATGTACAACATCGTTTGCATTTGGGGCGCTAATAGCAATTAATTATCTGGAAAAACAAGGTATTGAATATCAGTTCACTAATAAAGGAGAATTTCAGTTAGGTAAAACTCTCTTCCCACGTTTACAAGCTAATTCTAGTGGCTACCAACATTTGGATGCAGATGGCTATCAAATATTATTAAATTACCGTCACCCCAACAGCCTCGCCGACCAAGTAACCCTTAGCGATGTTCTTAGTGGTCGAGTAAATCCTAGTTTAATTAAAGACCGTCTGGTAATTATTGGCACTACAGCAGCTAATATGCCTCCAGGTGGCTTTTATACACCCTACAGCGCTTTACCAGACCAACCAGCCAAAATGCCTGCTCTGTTTATTCATGCACAGATAGCAAGTCAACTCATCAGTACAGTGTTGGATGGGCGATCGCTAATTTGGTATTGGCCAAACTGGGCGGAACTTCTTTGGGTATGGAGTTGGTCGCTTTTAGGTAGTTTTTTAGCATGGCGGTGGCAAAATCCGGTGCTGTTGCTTGTGGTGGGAACGATAACTCTATTTGGCTTAGTAGTAATCTGCGTTGCTTTGTTTTTGCAAGCTGGATGGATACCGTTAATCCCCTCTGCTCTTGCCTTCGTAATTAGTAGTATCTGCGTGATTGCTTATACTAACTACCAAAATCAGCGACAAACTCAGGTAATTATTCTGCAAGTTGAAAAACAACAAGAAGCGATCGCCCAATTAAATGTACTTTTAGAAGACAAAACGGCAGTTCCCGACTCCTATCTTGACTTTCCTCCCCCAGTTGATTCGCGAGAAACCAAGTCGGGTGATTTGCTTTTGAGTGGACGCTACAAAATCTCTCAAACTCTTGGTGCTGGTGGATTTGGCCGCACTTATTTAGCACAGGATACTCAACGACCGGGTAATCCGATTTGTGTAGTTAAAAAATTAATGCCAGCCCGTCAAGATACAAGATTTTTGCAAGTTGCTCGCAGGTTGTTTAATAGTGAAGCTGAAATTTTAGAATCTTTGGGTAAACATCATCAAATTCCCGAACTACTTGCTTATTTTGAAGATAACCAAGAATTCTATTTAATTCAACAATATATTGAGGGACATACCCTAAGCGAAGAATTACCACCTGTGCAGAATGTGCAAAACGAATCATTTGTGATGGAGATGCTCAAAGAAGTTTTAGAAGTTCTAGAATTTGTTCATCAGCATCGAGTGATTCATCGTGATATCAAACCGACTAATATTATTAGATGTGCTGAAGATAATCGGCTGGTATTGATTGACTTTGGTGCTGTGAAATTGATGCAACCATCGAGTAGTGAGCAAACAGAATTAGCCACAGTAGCCATTGGGACGCGGGGTTATGCACCTCCAGAACAATTTGCCGGTCATCCCCGCTTATGCAGTGACATTTATGCTTTAGGAATGATTGCTATTCAAGCCATAACTGGCATACCACCGCAAGAACTGCACCCAGATCCAGAAACGGGGAATGTGATGTGGCGGCAAACGGTGCAAGTGAGCGAAGGATTAGCAGCAATTTTAGATAAGATGGTTTGCTATCATTTTAGCGATCGCTATCAATCAGCCACCGAAGTTTTACAAGATTTGAAACGGATGTAGCCCTGGCGATTAAAAATCGCGGCTGAACTATAATTAATTACACAATGTCATTGCGAGCGTTCGCGGAGCGTCTCGTAGAGAAGCGAAGCAATCGCAAAGGCTGGGATTACTTCGCTCTCCTCGCAATGACTGTAAATATTTTTGTTTATCTAAACTATAGGCTGACAATACGATTGTTTCGCCTGACAATGCGATTGTTTTGCCTGACAATGTGATCGCATTAACCAACAATGCGATTGTTTTGCCTGACAATGCGATTGTTTTGACTGACAATGCGATTGTTTCGCCTAACAAGACAATTGCATTAACCAACAATGCGATTGTTTCGCCTAACAATACAATTGCATCGGCTTACAAAAATTAACTCACCCTACTTTTAACTTATTTTCCCAGTTCCCAACCCTCACTTCAAAAAACTATACTTTTGCACCCCACTTTGCTTTCGGTAAAATTGCTAAAATACACTACAAAAGCAATACATGGTTGCGGTAAATGCTCAAGCGGCTTTGGCGGTGGCTCAAGAGGTCTTTTCAGCGCTTATTTGGCAACAAGCAGACTCCTCCGTTAAGGGAACAAAAGAAAGTAGAACCACCGAAACAGCTAACAGATGCGGAGTATGAATCGTTGTTTCTCCAGTTGTTAACAGAGGTCAATGATGGCTTGAGTAGAGGAGGGGCAAAAAGTTTTTTAGCTGCAAAGCGCATCAATGAGGCTCATTTGGTGGAGTGGTTGCGGGGCTTTGGCAAAAGATTGTTAGCTTCAGCGACACCAAATGATGAATTAGCAAGGCGGATGGTGCGGCTGGGTGAGTTAAGTATTGGGGAAGTTAGTGTTGTTGCTGATGATATTGGGAGGCAGTTGGGGGAAGGAGAAACGAACCACCAAGGCGCAGAGGACGCGGAGGAAAGACGGGAGAAAGAAGCGGAAGTCTGGTTTAACCAGGGTGTTGAGCAATACGAAGTAGGTAAATTAGAAGAAGCGATCGCATTCTTTGATAATGCCCTCAAAATCAAACCTGACTACCACAAAGCTTGGTACAAGCGTGGTAGAGTGCTAAATGATTTAGGGCGATTTGAAGAAGCAATTGCATCCTACGACAATGCCCTCAAAATTAAACCTGACTACCACGAAGCTTGGTACAACCGTGGTGTGATCCTGAGTGATTTAGGGCGGTTTGAAGAAGCGATCGCATCCTTTGACAATACCATCAAAATCAAACCCGACGACCACGAAGCTTGGTACAACCGTGGTGTGATCCTGAGTAATTTAGGGCGGTTTGAAGAAGCGATCGCATCCTTTGACAATACCATCAAAATCAAACCCGACGACCACGAAGCTTGGTACAACCGTGGTGTGATCCTGAGTAATTTAGGGCGGTTTGAAGAAGCGATCGCATCTTATGACAGAGCCATAAAAATCAAACCCGACGACGACTCAGCTTGGTACAATCGGGGTACAGCGCTGGATAATTTAGGGCGATTTGAAGAAGCAATTGCATCTTATGACAGAGCCATAAAAATCAAACCCGACGACGACTCAGCTTGGTACAACCGTGGTACAATGCTGAGTAATTTAGGGCGATTTGAAGAAGCAATTGCATCTTATGACAGAGGTATAGAAATCAAACCAGATTACAACAAAGCTTGGTACAACCGTGGTACAGTGCTGAGTAATTTAGGGCGATTTGAAGAAGCAATTGCATCTTATGACAGAGCCATAGAAATCAAACCCGACGACGACTCAGCTTGGTACAACCGTGGTACAGTGCTGAGTAATTTAGGGCGATTTGAAGAAGCAATTGCATCTTATGACAGAGCCATAGAAATCAAACCCGACGACGACTCAGCTTGGAACAACCGGGGTAATGCGCTGGATAATTTAGGGCGATTTGAAGAAGCAATCGCATCTTTTGACAAAGCCATAGAAATCAAACCTGATTTGTATGAAGCTTGGTGCAACCGGGGTGTTACGCTGAATAAATTAGGGCGATTTGAAGAAGCGATCGCATCTTTTGACAAAGCCATAGAAATCAAACCTGATTTGTATGAAGCTTGGTGCAACCGGGGTGTTACGCTGAATAAATTAGGGCGATTTGAAGAAGCGATCGCATCCTTCGACAATGCCCTCAAATTCAAACCCGACTTCCCCTTAGCTTGGATTAGCCGAGGAATTGCAGCAGGTAACGGAACTAGAGAGAGGACAGATTTATTTTTCACATCTACTTTACCTAATGCAGCAGCACCCAACCTCGCTTTAAAATCTAACAATCCCGATTTAAACAAGCGTGGCTATGAGGGTAAATTGGCAAGCTACGAAGAAGGGTTGAAGCATTGCCAGCAAGACACCCACCCAGAAGGTTGGGGGGAATTGCATCAAGCAATAGGTAAGGCTCATTACTTCCAAGGGCGAGGAAATTCTAACGCTCGCTATTATTGGCGCAAAGCCATCAACAGTTACAAAACGGCACTGCAAACTCTCACAGCAATAGATTTTCCTGAGTTACATCTAGAGGTTTTGCAAGATTTAATTCGTGTCCAGTTGGATTTGGACGAAACAGCCGAAGCCACAGAACTCCAGCGACAGGGTACTGATTTATTGCGGCGCTTATTAAATGAATCAAATCGCTCTGATCAAAGTAAAAAACAACTAGCTCTAAAATTTGCCTGGATTCAACATTTAACTGTTGACTTAGCTGTGCAGTCTGGAGATTTGCAGCAAGCGATTGAACTAGCAGAAGAGGGCAAAAATACTTGCTTGCGTTGGCTTTTGGATCGATGGAGTGATGAGAGTTCATCTCTGAGTTATTCAGAAATGCAACAACTGCTGAATCCCTCAACTGCTATTGTTTATTGGCATCTCAGTTCTTACGCCCTACACACTTTCATCCTAAAACACAACGCCTCATCACCAATTGTCCCAAGAGAAATCGAGTTTCTAGCTCAGGCGCAACGCTTACAATATTTTGAAGACTGGGTGGAAAAGTGGAATCAACAATACGCTGATTATCGAGACAAAGCAAAAGACGAACAAAGCCCCAAAAACCAACATTGGCGACGGTTGATGCCAGATAAACTTGAGGAGTTGAAAAATATCCTCAATATTTCTGCTATTCAAGAAGAATTAAACGGCATCACAAACTTAATTCTTATTCCTCATCGTGATTTGCACCGCTTACCACTCCATGCAATATTTGCAGATAACTTCACCATCACCTATTTACCTAGCGCCCAAATAGGTATTACCTTACAAAGCTTAAAGCAAACAAATCTCCGAGCAATTGGTGAATTGCCCCTATTGAGTGTAGAACATCCCGACAGTGAAGGTTTTTCTATTTTGCCTCATGCAGAAATCGAATCTGCTGCTATTACCCAGTTATTCCAAAACCCTACGCCAAAGAGAATTTCTGGAGAAGCCGCGACGAATACCACAGTTAAAGCAGCCCTAAAAGATCGTTACAGTATTTTTCACTTTACAGGACATAGCACCTATAATTTCCATAATCCTCAACAATCTGCTTTGGCTCTTAGCGGTAAAGAGTTTCTGACTTTAGAGGAGATTTTTAATATTGAAAACCTCAGAGGATATCAACTAGTTAGCCTTTCATCTTGTGAAACTGCTATCACTAGCAACCAAACTATCACTGCTGAATATGTTGGTTTAGTCAGTGCCTTTCTCTATCAGGGTGTTACTGATGTTGTTAGTACATTATGGACTGTGACTGACGATGCCAGTAGTTTTTTGATGATTTACTTTTATCGGCAAATAAAGAAAGGTAAATCGCCAGAAGTTGCCCTCAATAAAGCAACAAAATGGTTACGTAATTTAACATTTAGTCAACTTGAAAGAATTTATCGAGTAATCTTGGCTAAGTTACCATCAAATGAAATAACTCTCCGTCCTTTTGTCAGAAGAAAACTCTATCAAATTAGTCAAATGGAGTTATCAGATAAGAAACAGCAACGTTTTCACCATCCCTACTATTGGGCAGCTTTTATAATTACTGGTAGATAAAATTTCTTATTTGTTTGCGCCTTGGCGTGAGACATTAATAAATGACTCTAAAAAATCTCTATGAAACCTAACAACATAATTACTCTGACAGCCTTCCTCACTGCCCTCATACAATTAGATGAACCTCTGCCAGAAAATATCCAAACTCACCTAAATGATATCAGCAAAGGCCTAAAAGACAATCCTGATAATATCGGAAATTTAGATGCGATCGCCGAAAGTTATCCACCCTTAAATAAAGTTTATCAAACAGAACTTGCGAGAATTGAAAAAACTGGCGAACGTACTAAAGGTTTACCACCTCTGCCTTTACCAACTGAACCAACTGCGGAATTGACGAATGCAGCATTTAATGCTTTTAGTAACAATAATTCGGTAGCTGCTGCAAAGATAGCTGTAAAACCAAATCTTCTGCAAAAGGTTCGGGACTTTATTCATGGTAGAACAGTAAATGACTGAGAAGATTATTTATCCCAGTATTGATTTATTCCTCTACGATTTAAAAGATGGTTTAGGAGAAGATGAGACAAAAATCAACGAGAACTGCCAAGATTTTTGTCGAAAAATATATGGCGATTTAGACAAAACAAGCTTCCAGGAAAAGCACCAAGAATTCCTGAAGCATAAAAATAATAGTGGAGATGTAATTGAGTTGCTCGGAAAAGCCCAAACTAGAGACTTTCCACCACCTCTAGATGGCTATTACTATCCACTGCAAATTGGTGATACTTACGCGCTACAAGTTGACTATTCTGGTGAATTAGATGCTGACAGAAAACCTAATTATGCTCCCCAAGATATTGACGGCGCACCTTTTAGAAAACTCAAAGAAGAAATTACTAATCGCTTATCTCAGCAAACAGGCACAATTGGACAAACTTGGTTACTTTGGGGAAAGCTAACTAACACTAAAACAGAAGCAGAAATTGAAGAGATAGCTAAAGAATGTTACACCAAAATTGTCAGCGATTACAAATGGCAACGAGATTTTATTGGTAAGGGCAAGTTACAAGCAGGAACGATTTTTGAATTGTGGTATTGTCCACAAAATTTGGGTGTAGATGGTAAAGACTTTTGGGATGAATTTAGAAAATCAAGTTATCACATCTTAATTTGGTTGTTTCCCGAACATATCTCACCAGATGAGATGAGGAAACAAGTACAAGATGTATATTATGATTTATTACGTTTATGGCAATACCGTCATAAAGTAGTTTGGTCATATTATCAAAGTCGCTATCAAAAACAGATTCTCAAAAAAGAATATATCGAAATTCAACCATCGATTCAGCAGACAAGCGAGTTACCAAAGCTACTACAAACCAATAGCCTAAAATTAAGCAAACTCCAAGAAAGTCTGACAAAAAATTTAATCAATTTATCAGACTACACGATTGCCTTAAACTATCTAGAAAATCAAAGCCAGACTATTCAATTAAACTTAGAAAATTATAAATCTCATTTAGCAGATATCCAGAAAAAATACACAAGTAGCGACTTAAAATTTCTCCAAGAGTTTAGCGAAAGTGAATTTTATGGCAAAAAATATCAGCGACAAGTAGAAGTAGATTATGCGATTCTCAGCCCTGGATTAATCTTGCTGCAAAATCTCAATAACACCATTCAAGGTATTATTGACCTAGAGCAAACTAAAAGCGATCGCACTCTCAATACAACTATAGCGATCGCAGGTGTTGGACTCGCCACCAGCCAAATAGCCTCCGCCGTCATTCTCGCCCAGCCTAATGATTATCAACAACATCTCCGCTTTCGGGCTGAAGTTTTTGGGTGGAGTGTAGGCATAGGTGTATTTTTTGCTGTAATAATCTTTATTGGCCTCCGCTTTCGCCGCTAAGTTATCATCAAAAAAAATCGCCCCCTGAATTCAGGAGGCGCATCACCAAGGTGGTGGAGAGACGCAAGATTTTGCGTCTCTTGTTTTAGCTAGCAACGTATTCTTTGACATTGGCACGACGGCGACGCAGATGAGCCAAAGCTTGATGCTCTAACTGACGGACGCGTTCGCGGCTGAGACTCAATCTCTCACCGACTTTCGCCAATGACATTTCATTACCATCTTCTAAACCAAAGCGTAAAGCTACAACTTCTCGCTGTTGCGGGGTTAGTTCCGCTAGCAAGTTGTTCAAGTCTTGACGTAAGAATTCCTGGTTGGTGTAATACTCTGGTGATGGGCCATCATCTTCGAGCATTTCTTGCAACTCGGTATCCTGGTTTTCACCAACTCGCACATCCAAAGACACTGGTTGACGAGCCATATTCAGATACTCACGAATCTGAGCAGGTTCTAGTTCTAGTGCTTTGGCAATTTCGGCCGGAGTCGGTGATCGCCCCAAGGTTTGAGCTAACTCGCGTTGCACTTTTTTGATTTTGTTCAGTTTCTCGGTAATATGGATCGGTAAGCGGATAGTCCGACCTTGTTGAGCGATCGCGCGGGTAATTGCTTGGCGAATCCACCAGTAAGCATAAGTTGAGAACTTATAACCCCTCATTGGGTCAAATTTCTCTACACCCCGCTCTAATCCTAGTGTTCCTTCCTGAATCAAATCCAGAAACTCCATATTCCGCTTTTGATACTTTTTAGCAATAGCAACAACCAAGCGCAAATTCGCTTCGATCATTTTTTGCTTTGCCCGCTTACCTTGCGCGACCGTTTGCTGTACTTCGGTTTCCGATTGTTGAACGTGGTCAGCCCACTCTGACATATTCGGTTCGCGTTGCAGTTTCTTCGCCAAAGCTTCTTTAGCGTCGATCAGCGTCATCATTTGCTGTACCTGCTTCCCAAAGACAATTTCTTGTTCGCGGGTTAGCAATGGTACACGACCAATTTCTCGCAGATAGGTTCGCACCATATCAGCCGTGAATTTGGTGTTGACATTTTCCGTTTGTGTATTGACAGTAGGCATTGGTGCGATGTCCTCTACTCGTAAATATAATGTATATTTTCTTACTAAGTTGCGTGGAAAAAGTAGTACATCTATCACGAAATATCGGGAGCTACCAAAAGCAATTAATCAGTTGATACAGCCGTTCTTATGACGGTAAGCTCCCAATGATAGGTTCCCCTACTTCCCTAAATTTTTAATCTTTTATAAGCACGCTGGTTATTTTTGAGAATTTTTGTTTTGGGCTGTTACTAACACCAATCGGGAAATCCGAAGTCGGTATGAGTTCTACTTAGCTTTATAGTACGATAAATCAGGCAGATAGTAAACTATCTTAAGATAAAGCCTAGAATTATAATTCAAAACCGATAGTTAGAGAAAAAATTTTAAATTTCCTTGAAATTACTTACTACATCTATAGTGACGCCAAAAACCCCTCTTCTGTTGCCAAAAACTAGCCGGATAACCGAACTGAATTTGCTGTGACAATGGAGGGATGTTACGAATTGGGAATTGGAGACTAATGACAAATGCTATCTAAAATCCCAAGTCAGCTTTGGCTAGTTCAGCCGCGGCGAATACTTCTGCATCAGGTTTTTCTTCCCAGGCTGGCTCGCCAATTTCTTCGTAA
This Nostoc sp. C052 DNA region includes the following protein-coding sequences:
- a CDS encoding acetolactate synthase large subunit; protein product: MNTAELLVQCLENEGVQYIFGLPGEENLHVLEALKHSSIKFITTRHEQGAAFMADVYGRLTGKAGVCLSTLGPGATNLMTGVADANLDGAPLVAITGQVGTDRMHIESHQYLDLVAMFAPVTKWNKQIVRPSITPEVVRKAFKRSQSEKPGAVHIDLPENIAAMPVEGKPLRKDNSEKTYASFASIRAAAAAICQAVNPLILVGNGAIRAHASDAVTQFATLLNIPVANTFMGKGVIPYTHQLALWSVGLQQRDFITCAFDNTDLVIAIGYDLIEFSPKKWNRNGEIPIVHIGVSPAEIDSSYIPNAEVVGDISDSLYEILKLADRQGKPDPFAISLRSEIRADYEQYANDDGFPIKPQKLIYDLRKVMGPDDIVISDVGAHKMWMARHYHCHSPNTCIISNGFAAMGIAIPGALAAKLVHPNRKVVAVTGDGGFMMNSQELETALRVGTPFVTIIFNDGGYGLIEWKQENQFGKGNSSFVHFSNPDFVKFAESMGLKGYRVESALDLIPTLKEALAQDVPAVIDCPVDYRENHRFSQKAGELSCAV
- a CDS encoding RNA polymerase sigma factor, RpoD/SigA family; the encoded protein is MPTVNTQTENVNTKFTADMVRTYLREIGRVPLLTREQEIVFGKQVQQMMTLIDAKEALAKKLQREPNMSEWADHVQQSETEVQQTVAQGKRAKQKMIEANLRLVVAIAKKYQKRNMEFLDLIQEGTLGLERGVEKFDPMRGYKFSTYAYWWIRQAITRAIAQQGRTIRLPIHITEKLNKIKKVQRELAQTLGRSPTPAEIAKALELEPAQIREYLNMARQPVSLDVRVGENQDTELQEMLEDDGPSPEYYTNQEFLRQDLNNLLAELTPQQREVVALRFGLEDGNEMSLAKVGERLSLSRERVRQLEHQALAHLRRRRANVKEYVAS
- a CDS encoding tetratricopeptide repeat protein, which produces MLKRLWRWLKRSFQRLFGNKQTPPLREQKKVEPPKQLTDAEYESLFLQLLTEVNDGLSRGGAKSFLAAKRINEAHLVEWLRGFGKRLLASATPNDELARRMVRLGELSIGEVSVVADDIGRQLGEGETNHQGAEDAEERREKEAEVWFNQGVEQYEVGKLEEAIAFFDNALKIKPDYHKAWYKRGRVLNDLGRFEEAIASYDNALKIKPDYHEAWYNRGVILSDLGRFEEAIASFDNTIKIKPDDHEAWYNRGVILSNLGRFEEAIASFDNTIKIKPDDHEAWYNRGVILSNLGRFEEAIASYDRAIKIKPDDDSAWYNRGTALDNLGRFEEAIASYDRAIKIKPDDDSAWYNRGTMLSNLGRFEEAIASYDRGIEIKPDYNKAWYNRGTVLSNLGRFEEAIASYDRAIEIKPDDDSAWYNRGTVLSNLGRFEEAIASYDRAIEIKPDDDSAWNNRGNALDNLGRFEEAIASFDKAIEIKPDLYEAWCNRGVTLNKLGRFEEAIASFDKAIEIKPDLYEAWCNRGVTLNKLGRFEEAIASFDNALKFKPDFPLAWISRGIAAGNGTRERTDLFFTSTLPNAAAPNLALKSNNPDLNKRGYEGKLASYEEGLKHCQQDTHPEGWGELHQAIGKAHYFQGRGNSNARYYWRKAINSYKTALQTLTAIDFPELHLEVLQDLIRVQLDLDETAEATELQRQGTDLLRRLLNESNRSDQSKKQLALKFAWIQHLTVDLAVQSGDLQQAIELAEEGKNTCLRWLLDRWSDESSSLSYSEMQQLLNPSTAIVYWHLSSYALHTFILKHNASSPIVPREIEFLAQAQRLQYFEDWVEKWNQQYADYRDKAKDEQSPKNQHWRRLMPDKLEELKNILNISAIQEELNGITNLILIPHRDLHRLPLHAIFADNFTITYLPSAQIGITLQSLKQTNLRAIGELPLLSVEHPDSEGFSILPHAEIESAAITQLFQNPTPKRISGEAATNTTVKAALKDRYSIFHFTGHSTYNFHNPQQSALALSGKEFLTLEEIFNIENLRGYQLVSLSSCETAITSNQTITAEYVGLVSAFLYQGVTDVVSTLWTVTDDASSFLMIYFYRQIKKGKSPEVALNKATKWLRNLTFSQLERIYRVILAKLPSNEITLRPFVRRKLYQISQMELSDKKQQRFHHPYYWAAFIITGR
- a CDS encoding CHASE2 domain-containing protein; amino-acid sequence: MISGLLEKLRVPLVKVQDSGETSKSKSWLRIIFVTSVGVTALIWGVRELKWLQPWELRVYDQMLRSRPAEAPDRRILLVKITDEDLKREKWTLSGRTINHLLKKVESYQPRIVGLYIFQPEDNNLAANFPNQDNIISTCLFSSLGRDEIPPPPNVPIDNVGFSDVVADNENDQIIRRTLLFANSTDKKCTTSFAFGALIAINYLEKQGIEYQFTNKGEFQLGKTLFPRLQANSSGYQHLDADGYQILLNYRHPNSLADQVTLSDVLSGRVNPSLIKDRLVIIGTTAANMPPGGFYTPYSALPDQPAKMPALFIHAQIASQLISTVLDGRSLIWYWPNWAELLWVWSWSLLGSFLAWRWQNPVLLLVVGTITLFGLVVICVALFLQAGWIPLIPSALAFVISSICVIAYTNYQNQRQTQVIILQVEKQQEAIAQLNVLLEDKTAVPDSYLDFPPPVDSRETKSGDLLLSGRYKISQTLGAGGFGRTYLAQDTQRPGNPICVVKKLMPARQDTRFLQVARRLFNSEAEILESLGKHHQIPELLAYFEDNQEFYLIQQYIEGHTLSEELPPVQNVQNESFVMEMLKEVLEVLEFVHQHRVIHRDIKPTNIIRCAEDNRLVLIDFGAVKLMQPSSSEQTELATVAIGTRGYAPPEQFAGHPRLCSDIYALGMIAIQAITGIPPQELHPDPETGNVMWRQTVQVSEGLAAILDKMVCYHFSDRYQSATEVLQDLKRM